The following proteins are encoded in a genomic region of Spirosoma sp. SC4-14:
- a CDS encoding DUF6134 family protein: MFVLLFGAMGLEATAQKTTDPDIAETHHYAIDIAGIRVGTMTAVRQSKAGDRTTYILVSDVKVNLLIYTVKIYYKVVSHFEGKKLMLSTVEAQTNRGNYGSRTEWQGDHYTIVANQYKYNRQAIEPQPIDFSVSSLYFYEPAGRNKVYAEYFGDYFTFVPLAAGAYRATLDDRQDDYFYQNGRLVKVIKHNSIKNFVVRLLD, from the coding sequence ATGTTCGTTCTGCTATTCGGTGCAATGGGGCTGGAGGCAACTGCACAAAAAACGACTGATCCAGACATTGCCGAAACGCACCATTATGCGATTGACATAGCAGGCATTCGGGTTGGAACAATGACCGCCGTTCGGCAGTCTAAAGCTGGCGACCGAACAACATACATACTCGTCAGCGATGTAAAAGTGAACTTATTAATCTATACCGTAAAAATTTATTACAAAGTCGTTAGCCATTTTGAAGGCAAAAAGCTAATGCTGTCTACAGTTGAAGCGCAAACAAATCGGGGCAATTACGGCTCCCGAACCGAATGGCAGGGCGATCATTACACCATTGTGGCTAATCAATATAAATACAATCGACAGGCAATCGAACCTCAGCCTATCGATTTTTCCGTTTCATCGTTGTACTTTTACGAACCAGCCGGACGGAATAAGGTGTATGCTGAGTATTTTGGCGATTATTTCACCTTTGTTCCACTAGCTGCCGGAGCGTACCGGGCAACCCTGGATGATCGCCAGGATGACTACTTTTACCAGAATGGTCGGTTGGTAAAAGTGATTAAACATAACTCAATAAAGAATTTTGTAGTGCGGCTGCTGGATTAG